GTAGTACATTCTGAGATTTGATGGTTGCAGTATCCGTCACATGAGTTCGGATTATTTGAAGCACTACTACTAAGTCCATGCACGTCACTGCTATGCTCATTCATATAGAAATTCAGAATTTTGATGCTCAAGATGTCCAGTTTCTAGGCTTACTTTCAATTTGGCTTTCTGAATTGAACTTTGTACTCACTGTACTTACTGAAGTTTTCAACCAAAAATAGGAACAACAGTGCTAATGGTTTCATGCCAACAAAAACTGGAAAGGAGCATGAAGAGGTGGAAGTTTTAGCGAATCATGCAGCAACTGCCACAGAAATTGAACCTGGAAAGAGAGAAAGGATTAATATTTCAAAAGTGAGTTTATTCTTGTACTAGATTTATTGTTTGTATCTTATAGATTGGATATGGAGGGTAGATTTCAGCAAGCGGGCAGGAAAGAAAGTCTCTAGAAGCTTGTCCTCGTGTTCAAAGGTCATGAGCAGATGGTTAAGAAAGACTTTCTGGGTCAATAAGCTGAATTGTCTACTTGCTATATTCAGCTacaatttgttattattttttttaagactCTTCTGCTTGTCTaaaagtgtaacgacccaaaacccggaccgctaccggcgctaggattcagatcgacttaaggtcgccggaacccgtagcaagtctactatgcatcctgaatacctgataaaatcccatacatgatcatacattttcataaaaacttaaactttttgtataccaagcttgacttgtgcatgcatcaaaactataaacataaaaaccccatactagagccctcatcaaatgctctagtagggtcaacattccatacatcaagcttggttcaatacATCTCATCAATTAAAACATttgcataaagatcatgtaccaagggattacaatctaccaatagggccaagcacaatactatccacaatacattatatgtccactactaatctattataaAGACTGTACCATTAATCTTGACGACTTCCCGCACTATTTctgctcctgcaaacctggaggttaggggaaaggggtgagctactagagcccagtgagcagaacataaaacagtttaataatcaTACGCTcgtatggaatgcgtcacagcatagacaatacacatcaaggatggactgacccaaaaatccctttactctgtgtccggccctcgatggagctcctcaggacttctttacatacataagctgtgtgccaggggcgtagaatggcagccctggtctttcattacataacataacatctagagggctaatgggtcgtcctgttgtccatccacatcaacagccaattatgcaatgcggcatattcgtaaAATCTAATGCATCCAACCTATTTcatatacatgatgcatgaacatgcttaaaacatttgatttcttgaaataaaagattagttctactcacctctggctgacactggaacagctaactcactgttggccttctcggttcctcgggtccgatcctacacaggtggactcaaatgagggaccaaacaaaatCTCACATgacactaaacatctccccaaaacccccctatatcattataaaacatgcataagaaacaagcaaaggaaggctgggcaggggactttcggcgacaggttcggcggccgaaagccttcacagatccgaaagtcaggcactttcgggggcaagttcggcggccgaaactttcctctagagccgaaagtccaaactttcgggggcaagtttaggcggcctaaagctgcctccacaggcaggttcggcagccgaacatggcttcggcagccgaacctggattctccagaatggcagaacccgattcgcctctctcatctagcctcccaaaaccctccaaactcatactcaacactcaaaagcatgTATAAACACAtgatcaagcatataggggcgtaaaactagcctataccccaacaaacatcacatttctcattaaactaacatagcCCTAACATTTTATCTCTACTCTAAatatgcattaaacacccttaaaacccctcaaaacttacttaaaacataaaaaaaggtgaggatctatgcttacctcttgaagatcgagagaagaggtgatccaaacttggaggttgggagaaatcgagctccgggggtctccaagcttcaaaactttgatcttagcttaaaatcttcaaaacaaaggtaaaaactcatcacAACTTAAAGGAAAACacgaaatcaaccaaaggagtgcgaaatctcacctatgcccgaaaatagagagagaaaattcgcccattttcggacaatgggccctttataggtgactggccagaccacctttgggggccaaaggtgctgccgcaagagcccaatgttcggtggccgaacatgaggttcggcggccaaacctggcttttcccttcttagtcttttctttcaaaactcaatttctttcttcatcaaaaccataaaaacatacaaaaacattttagaaaacctttattttacccttctagaaggctccgacatccgaaattccggattctaacggagattccgccggaaggtaggaattccgatgccggggtctagccggatattacaaaaAGCTTACTATATATGGATCGCATCTAATGGTTTGGATGACCTGATGGATTGATATATAGCTTTACTTGAGACTCCTCATATCTACTATAGATGAAATGAGCAAATATGGAAATCTAATTTCTCAAGTGTGGTACATTTTCTAAGGTGTGCACGAGTGATAGAGAGGAAGAGAAACCCGTATATGTAtcttttacttgtttgttttaaatttttcttttgattttatttttcttattgcaGATTGAAGGAGCTTTTGATTCTGCAGTTATTGGAAGGTAAAAGTTAATTAACCTTTGCCAGTATGAGTCTATTACTTGATCCTGGTTTTATGCCAATTAGCATTGTGTCCCTTGGTACTGGCATTATAAAAGCTTTCAGATTCTGTAATGAATTATCTGCAATGAATTATCTGCACATTTTTTCTACGCTGCTACTTTCTACATTCAAATTTTGGACAAGACATATAGACACAGTGGTATATCTATTCTGCAGTGCTCTTGGTTTTTAATGATCACCTTAAAATTATTTCCTCGTTGAATTCTTCCTAATTTCAGATtcctgaaaattttttttctggCAGACAGATAGGAGATAACTGGTCAAAAGGCGAGGAGAATCATCACAAACAGTTTGAACTTCAAAAGGAGAAGAGTGTATGTCATGACAGGCAAAAGTTATTTCCTTGTATTGGATCCAGGCTGGAAAATgattaatgtaaatatttacCTGTGCTATTGTCTTATGCAGGATAATGAAGTTCAAAGCTCAAGTTCAATCTGTAAGTTCAATGCCCGTTGAAGGGTTTAAGAATTTTGATTGTGCTTCCTACTGGGGCTAATTATAGTATACTCCCATTGCATGTGCATCCTCACTCACAAAATCATGGATCTCATTCTCTGTAATTCAAGAAAAGACTGATATTCATCAGGGTGCACATGCACTGCGTGCACCCattcttgattttttttctaaatctaTTATGTGGCCCCTGAATTATAACAGTGCTTGATACTGAGCCTTCAAAACTGTAGCTGGGTGCTATGGACCCTCTAAACTATTTATTGTGTGCCATGGAGCCCTAATATATGTCAGTGTAGCATGTGCAAAACAATTGATGCAGGAATATTCAGTGTTACCGCTACAAAAATCAAGGCTAAATGCATTATTTTGACCGCGATTATTCTAATGGTAGCTGTGAATATGATGATCCTATCAGCATAGTAGAGATAAAATTTTGTTGTCCATGAGGCTTTTTTACATGAGCTTGATGATGACAGTCGACTACCATTCTGCTGTGGGCTTACCCAAAGTATTTTTTAGCGTGAAAACTAGCAAAGTTGTTATTCTATGTTTGCCAAATCTaatctatgattgttttaactTTTGATATCATGTGTCTTTTGACAAGATACATTTATTTCAATCGCTGATTGCCACTTGAACTGCAAAATTTTATGTCATGGTAGATTAGCTCTGGAGTTTATCTTGCATTATTAAATTTCCTAGGTTCCAGTTTGGATAGCTGATTGTATccttttttaattgtttattgcTCCACATGCAGCCAATTTATCCCTTTCAGAAACCAAGGTCGTTGGGGAAGGGCAAAAAATGACAAAGCTGTTACCTAATGGTGTATCTTGTGATACAACATCTGCACTTGTTAAACCAGACAATCAATGCCATGGAAGGCCCACTTCTGCTGGTGCCATTTGTTCCAGTGTTTCAACTGTTTCCAATACACTGATTGATGTAGCCTCAGAATCATGTTCTGGTTCATTACATTCTTCAGCTGATGTGGTCTCTCCACAGAGTTCAGAATCCTCTAAAAGCTCTAAGGTAACAACGTCTGATTATTCTAATTTCATCTTACCTGAAtagacattttattttatataccaTCATTAGATTGTGATGCCTTAGTACTCAACAATAACAAAATGCTTCACTAGTATTTTCTGAGTAGTGAGTAACCATTCATTATGCAATATCTTTGTTTAATTCTTATGCACAGTTATTGGATGATATTGGGGTTTCTTTGGAACTTCACAATATCGTGGCATCTTTATTTAATCTAGACTGGTTTTTTTtctattgaaattattttttgttcaTAGGAATTCAAGCTCAATCCAGGAGCAAAAATCTTTTGTCCATCTTTTGCAACTCCAATATCAGTCAGTACAGCAGTGCCAGGAGTTGCAAGCATGTCTTATGTACCAAGCAACTCTCCCATGGTACCCATTGCTGCTGCTCAGCCAGAAGTTGGAATCAGCCCTTTTATACGGCCTTCTGTCCCTGCTAAGTTTGCTTCATACACTAATTTGACAGCTGTAAATGGTGGCAATGATCTTCAATTTTCACCACCTGTATGTATAAGTGAACTCAATTCTTACATGTTGATTATCTAGACTCTTCTTTTAATACCTTTTTTAATCAGGTTACTTCTCCAAATGCcaacttttttctttctcttcttggcCACTTTAGTTTACCATTCTGTATCTGGAAAATCCTCCCTCCTCCCTTTTATGGCTTTCATTTGGCCTCCATAGAAGGCTTCTGTctgtttttctcatttttcttttcttacaaTGGAAGATCAAGATGTAGTAGCTTATTTATGCCCTAGTATCATGACATGTGTTGAAGGTATAGGCAGGGATAAGATTTTCTATTTGTGAAATATCTTCATGCTATTTGTCTTTCTCATAGAGTTTCCTTTTTGGTTTCAGATTATGGGGAACAGGACACTGCCTAGATATAGTGGTCAATATCCTGCTGTTCAGACTGCACCAACATATGTGCCTCCAAATTCTCAAGCTGTAAGTAGAAGGAAGATTTCCTATGATGTTCTTTCTGATGTTAATTCCCTTATTATTTGATCAGGAGATATTAGTCCTTATTTTATTTGCTGCTAACCTGGTGAGGTATGTGGCACTAAGTTAATTTCTGTTTTCCCTAGGTTATGGTTGGACGACTTGGGCAGCTTGTCTATGTGCAGCCAGTTCCTCATGTAAGTGCACAACAGAATTTGATTAAAGCAGGACGCTGTGTGGTAGTTTCCTTGGTTCAATCTAAATATGATATAGTTTTAAGTTTTTTATGGCCACATCAGGAAGCAGTCTGGATTATATTTCAAGAAGGGAAAATATGAAAGTATTCACTAAAATAGAAGAGATATAGTGCCTAGCACAATTGTAGagcattttttttcttctccacAATATTGATTTTGATGCATTCTTAcagggtttttctttttctggtcTGCTAAAAATACAGTAGTTTGACTGATAAGAGAGACCTTTTACGACATGGCATTATTATCGTGTACATCATTGATATAGTGAGATCAGCTGCAATTCACAatgcaaaatataatttttaagaaatagtTAAAGTATCATATCAGCTAATTAACTTGGCATTTCATGTATTCTCACGAGCATCTGTTGAAAGAAAATCAGGGGCATGATTTCTCGTATTTGATTTCTTGTCTATcaattatcatcatcatcatcttcttctagATCTATAAGCTGTTTCTAGTactttttttaattctatttctCATCCGGGGGCTCTCATCTAATTTTAGAACATTTATGCATATTGAATTGATTGtttatttctattttgtttCATATGGAAGGATTTGGTTCAGAGTGGAGCAACTATCGCACCTGTATCTGCACGTCCTCTGTTGACTCAACATCAGGTCCAATATCCTAAGCACCAAGGTAAAAATGGGTTTTAATGTTTtctatttgattattttttcatatattgttTAATATTGTGGATTTCCTTAGTTCAACTGAAATCCCAGAATTCACCCTATGAAATATGGAAGTCATTTATGCATACACTCTCTCTTTTTCAAATCTAACCTCTCCAAGTCAGGACTCGGGTTAAATGTGCATTTACTCATTTGTTTAGCTAGTGAAAATCCATAAAAGAGTGAGGGAAAAAGATTTTAGCTCTGGATGATATAAGTTCATCAGGAGATTAATAAAGAGCGACTTAAGAAACAAGGAACAGACCTTTAGACTTCAAAAGCAAGAACTAGCAGCCAGCAGCCTTAGAAGTTTCaaagtgaaaagaaaaaaaatatttatcctATGGAGAGTGAGAGATTACATGCCAGCAGCATCTGGGGTGTCAGGATGACGGCTAGATTCTTAAGGAAATCACTGTAAAGTAGTGAAATAATCATTTAAAAGCTAGAACTGAAAATGCTGCTTGGAGATTAATTTGGTTCTTATGTATaagattttgtaaaatattaCTAGTGCTGTCTGCCAAGAATTTGAATGGGCTTGCTGTTATAGGAATAATTTCAAGCCACACTGGTGTATACCTCATACTTGCATATGTTGCTTGGCATTACTTTGTCTCACCTCTTGATGAAAATTAAGTCGACCTGCATTTCATTTGTAAACTTCTTGTTGGCTGTTTTTCATTGAATTGGTTCCTTCGGTGCAGGGTGTATAACAGGCCAGGCCTTGCAACTGTGTGCGCCCCCACCATTTGTAGCTGGTGGGCAGCAGCCATATGCAATCCCAAGCCACATTCCGCTTTTGCAACCTCCTATACCTGCTAACAGGCCCCTTCCAGTTCCAGGAGCTAATCCTTTCTTCGGCACCAAGTTTCCATAAATATATTCCACTGGTATAATGAATCCATGATTCGTTTTCATGAATGATAAAATTTTGGTTCATAGTTTCTTGAAGAGCATCTAGTGTAGAGGTGCTTAATTTTTGTTCCCCGTATACAGGTTAATTTCATTCTATATGGGATTGTTAATATAGGTCTTATAGGGctgatttcttttttctttctttattgggGGGATTTTGGGGGGGGGGAGGGGTTGTTTGGTAATGGTGGAAGGTTGAAAGGGGAGACTTGAGAATTTTGGAGAAGTAAGATGTACAATATATCAGACATAACAGCAACAATGGTTTCATACACAGGTCATTTTGGAAAATTCTTTTCATCTTGCCATAACTATCCTCGTTTTTGCTGGGCAAGATGTGAATAAAAGTTGGCTTTTTCCTTAGCATGTGAAATTTTGGCGTGTAGACTTGTGTCCTAATTCCTCtgttttctttttcacaaaaagGCTTAAAACAGGCTTTTTGCGTAAAAGCACTATATATAGTTGTTAATTCAACTATAATTGATTCTCTATGCTATTGATGGGAGGAGGCTGCTGAGGATTTGAATCTCACAATTCATTGTAAAATGATGAACAAGCGTTATTATTTTGGGAGAAATTAATGCGCCACCTACACTAGGATggaacaaaatagaaaataaaaaatcgattTGTTCACCGGAAATTGATGTAATCAatctgaaaaattaattaattgaattgataaTTCGATATCAGTTTTCATGCATGGACATTGTGATTAATCTATTTGAAATACTTGTAACATGCTGaattattttgaataaatatgacaaacgttatttttaatatacaaaTAACACATTattcaattatatttaataatattttttatgctgTCTTAaactaaaatgaaaataattctaatttattatgtaccaactgaaaaataataaattaagttaatcctcaaatgtaattttattaagaaaagttacttattttttcaattaaaaaaaaaaacaattgaaCATATTGGAAACCCATTACTTTTGGAATTTCCATAATATTATTTGCAGGAAATTTACTTCTACATTTTGTTTAGATTGAAGTAGTGAGTTTTAAAATGATATTTGTATTCAGAAGGATggttgttaaataataaaaaaaaaaaaattaagatttgaAGTTTATTTTTTCAACCCATTACATTAAAGTGTTAAagtgttttttatattttattattcgttatttatttatttattttataaaaactccCCTTCACTACCtccaaaattaaatgaatttttgttATAGAGTATTGAAAATTAGCAATTAATAACTTCAAACAATATGTAAATAATTCATgaatttgttaattaatttacaatatttttttattgttttaaaattattatttattttctttatttatatataattaatatataaattagttattataattatatttaataaaatttaatattttaatatggatataatttaaaaataataaaaaattttaatatatgtacaAAATAGGTAAAAATGAAAGTAGTTTATAAACGATGAGGTACATCATAAAATTGCAATTGAGCCCATATTTTAagaatttctttttataaaaaaatgtacTTGCAAAAAAGCTccttaattttcttaaatttgtaCTATAACCCATATTTCTAaggtttctttttaaatttcctTTTACATGATGGATATATTTCCTTCCCTAGAATGGTTAATGCCTCGGCAAACAAAACGGAGATTTTGTCTCTCCATCGCCACTTAACTTTCTTTCAATCTGCTAGGGTTCTGTATTCTCTAGCTCCTTATCCACTATAGTGTCCATAATTCAGGTTTTTCCCCCCCTTTTTTTGTGGCTTCATCGAAGCTAAATTTTACTGATATTTTGTttcagaaagaagaaaaaaatctaGTGCtatttctttcatttatttttgtgTGGTTCTGGGTATTCTTCTTCTGTCTGGTTGCTGAGAAAATGAGGAATAGGAAAGAAATTATTGTGGATCGTGTTGTATTGTTTCCAAATGTTTGATAATGGGGCAACTTTGGCGAGTCACGTAAATGCTGTCCTGCTCGCTTTCCCCTACGCTTTTGTTTCCGTAAACGTTGGGATCATTGGCAATTGAAACcaagtttgatttttattttctcggCCTACATTTTCATAGCTATTCAAAAATGCCTTGAAGCGCTGCAATGTTTTACGATCAAGAATAGGCCATTTTATTAGCAGtaattaatatttcattaaaatgtTTTAGTTATTGATCTCCATTTCCTCTTTATAGCTCTGTCGGTGAATGTTTAGGGGCTGTGAAGAAATTTTTAGGGAGTTTGCAGAAAGTACTTGAGTCGATTAATTGGGAAGCAAGGAGAAGAAGTGGGTTGATTTAGTTATTCCTTTGTGGGGTTGTGTTGTAGTTGTCTTTTGCAGGGTATATGTTCTTGGGAAAGTAAAATGAGTGTGGTTGGGTTTGATATAGGTAATGAAAACTGTGTTATTGCCGCTGTGAAAGAACGGGGTATTGATGTGCTGTTGAATGATGAATCTGCACGCGAAACGCCATCTGTGGTGTGTTTTGGTGAGAAACAGCGGTTTATTGGGGCTGCTGGTGCTGCTTCTGCTATGATGAACCCAAAATCCACTATATCTCAAGTGAAGAGATTGATTGGCCGGAGTTTTACAGATCCTGATGTTCAAAATGAGCTAAAAATGTTACCATTTGAGACTTCTGAAGGGCAGGACGGTGGCATTTTGATTAAGTTGAAATATTTGGGTGAGACACATACATTTACACCAGTTCAGATCATGGCAATGCTCTTCTCACATTTGAAAGGAATAACAGAGAAAAATTTAGAAATGCCTGTTCTCGATTGTGTGATTGGGATACCATCATACTTCACAGACTTGCAGAGACGGGCATATTTGAATGCTGCAGCAATTGCTGGGTTGAAGCCTTTGAGATTGATGCATGATTGTACTGCAACAGCGCTCAGCTATGGGATTTACAAAACTGATTTCTCCAATTCAGGGCCAACATATGTCGCATTTGTTGACATTGGTCACTGTGACATGCAAGTATCCATCGTATCATTTGAGTCTGGGCATATGAGGGTTCTATCCCATGCTTTTGATAGCAACTTAGGAGGAAGGGACTTTGATGAGGTTTTGTTTAGCTATTTTGCTGAACAGTTCAAGGAGAATTACAAAATAGACGTGTATTCTAATGTAAGGGCTTGTATTAGGTTAAGGGCAGCATGTGAGAAgttgaagaaagttttgagtgCAAATCCAGAGGCACCTCTGAATATTGAGTGCTTGATGGATGAGAAAGATGTTAAAGGTTTTATTAAGAGAGAGGAATTTGAAAGGCTGGCTTCAGGATTATTGGAGAGAATAAGTGTTCCTTGCAAGAAAGCTTTAGCTGATGCAGGGATACCAGTGGGGAAGATCCATTCTGTTGAGCTTGTTGGCTCAGGGTCTAGAATGCCAGCCAGTACTAAGTTGTTAGCTTCTCTATTTGGGAGAGAACCCAGCCGGACACTAAATGCAAGTGAATGTGTGGCACGTGGATGTGCCCTCCAGTGTGCAATGCTTAGTCCAATTTTTCGAGTGAGAGAATACGAGGTTTGTGTCttgaaattaattaaacaaTGATTTTCTCCTTCAAATGCATATATGTTAgttcattttcttttaatatagtTGTCTGCTTAAGTTCTTGAAATTTGCTTTAGCTTAAGTCACATGTTTATGAAGAATCAAATTTATGTTTGCAATGAACTAAATACATGAATGGGTTGGCCAATAGTGAGTAAAGTTATTTTTCTGACCTCTACATGTTCCTGCTTTTCTTAATCTGGTTGAGTTTGTAACTGTTCCTTTTGTCGCAATCACAAAGCTGAAAAATTTTATCTTGCGGTGGACAAATCTCTCCCTTTCTGTTGGGATTGTTTCAGAACTACAAGATGTACAAAAGTTGGCTGGATATTTCCAGCATTGAAACACATTTATGTTGTCTTACATTCTTATTTACAAAAGAAGTAATTGGGGGTTCATGTCTTATGCAGGTTCAAGATTCATTTCCTTTCTCTATTGGATTATCATCAGATAAAGGCCCAATTAGTGCAGGGTCAAATGGCATATTGTTTCCAAAAGGACAACCCATTCCAAGTATCAAAGTTTTGACTTTCCAACGAAGTAATTCATTTCATTTGGAAGCATTCTATGCCAATCCAAATGAACTTCCCCCTGGTGCATCTTCAAAAATTAGTTCTTCCACAGTAAGCATACTGCAGCTTTCACTCCAAATGTACATGCAAGATTGTTTATTAGTTGATTGCTATGAATGGATTCTTTCATGAATGCCTTAAGACACataacaaatttattattagaaCATTGCTGATGCTGATATTTGCCAGAGTTGAagtattatgtttgatgattgTGTACAAGAGACTGTTATCATGGCTGTAAATTCACCATACAACACTTTCAAAagtcttttgttttttattttaaaaagatgaATTACATCTTCATTCCATGTCCATTTGAAAATATCTTCCACTTCTAGAATTCAATAATTATGTCAGAAGTTTTATTTCATGCAATTCATCACCATTAAATGAAATAGCATTCAATACGCCTTAACATCACAGGCCCATATTCTTATCTTCCAAAAATGTGGTTCCCTTTCTCCTGAGTTGGGAAGCTATAAGTTATTGCAACTTCAATAGTTGAGCTGATGAGCTAATATtccatgtatgatatattgatATTTCAGAATAGATAACCTATAGTTTGCAACTGTTCAGGTTAGTAATGTGATTTTCTAGCAGTCCTATCTGGACATGCACTTGCTGTATGGGGATCATATGGCCATTCTAGTGTCTGCATCATTTCATTTGTTCAACTCTTAAGTCTTGATGATAGATGAGTTTGCTGTACAAAGAAAGGAAGAGGAAAGATGCACCAGTGGTTTAGCAATGGCTAAAGGATGAATAAATGTGGCCATATGCTGGACATGAGTGGACTAAAGATCTAGGAATATGAAGAGGATTGGCATTAACCTTTTTATTAGTTACCAGATATTGGTGTGGGAATACCCACCCTGAGTTCTTAATTTATGAATGATGCATGTAGTAGGGACAGAACTGATTTATTGTCAGAAAGGAAATGCAACCAACACTTAAATCTCAGTAACCTAGCATGATTTTGACACACCATCATTATCTCACGTCTTATTTTCTGTATATCTTGAATGTGAGAAAAatcaactaaaatttttaaataagtagAAGGATGTTTCCCTAGGAATATGTTTTTGAGGATTATTTGTTTTACAGTATGATAAAGGCAATATAAATGAGATCTTTGGATGGGTGGATATAGAACCATAGAGGATACTGTCAATACTGGATCTTCATTAGCGATTGCTGTAGAGACAATTGTTTAATGTTGACATCCCTCTCTTTCCATGATAACAGGCCATTTTTTCCTAAGAGATGTCAATTTGTTTTGTGCAACAGATAAGTTTGTACTATGAACTTAAGTTTTGCCATCTCTTTGTCATCACTGTTTGGGGTACGTGTAAAATTGTGTACTTGTCACACTCACTATGTATAGTTACCGTGCAAATATATATTGAGCTTGTTGTAAGCATAGATATATTTTCTGTAATTGCACCACATAGCCTCTGAGTTCgtgcaaaatatttttatgcaGATTGGTCCTTTCCCTGGCTCCTATAGTGAAAAGGCAAGGATTAAACTTAAAGTCCAATTAAACCTTCATGGAATTTTCACCATTGAGTCGGCTATGGTAAGTATTAATTCACTTTATATTCTGTATCCTTATTAACATTATCCCTGCTCGAGGGATTTCTTATTTGGTCTAGATTTTATTATGGCTTTAGTTGATGGAAGACCATATAGATGATTGTGTGAGAAGGGACAATGCTTATCCAGAAAGAGACAAAATGGAAGCAGACTCTGCTTCATTTGGTTCTTCAACAAAGCTTGCAAATGGTGATGATGACGATGTGACAATGGCTGCCAGATCATTAGATGATTCAGTAAGTTCCTCTTAAGTTATACTATTTTGTAGATATCTAGAGATATATTAGGATTGATT
The genomic region above belongs to Manihot esculenta cultivar AM560-2 chromosome 3, M.esculenta_v8, whole genome shotgun sequence and contains:
- the LOC110612437 gene encoding uncharacterized protein LOC110612437; its protein translation is MMGNRNRAETEIEACLNEALLFATICIIGMPVDVHVRDGSVYSGTFHTASVDKEYGIVLKEAKLTKKGKCDANVANGNVIETLVILSGDLVQVVAKGVLFPADGFMGNIASDNVEAAVVNVPSSEILMSGAKESNKSTTDKKKVNENRNNSANGFMPTKTGKEHEEVEVLANHAATATEIEPGKRERINISKIEGAFDSAVIGRQIGDNWSKGEENHHKQFELQKEKSDNEVQSSSSISNLSLSETKVVGEGQKMTKLLPNGVSCDTTSALVKPDNQCHGRPTSAGAICSSVSTVSNTLIDVASESCSGSLHSSADVVSPQSSESSKSSKEFKLNPGAKIFCPSFATPISVSTAVPGVASMSYVPSNSPMVPIAAAQPEVGISPFIRPSVPAKFASYTNLTAVNGGNDLQFSPPIMGNRTLPRYSGQYPAVQTAPTYVPPNSQAVMVGRLGQLVYVQPVPHDLVQSGATIAPVSARPLLTQHQVQYPKHQGCITGQALQLCAPPPFVAGGQQPYAIPSHIPLLQPPIPANRPLPVPGANPFFGTKFP
- the LOC110610426 gene encoding heat shock 70 kDa protein 16 isoform X2, whose product is MSVVGFDIGNENCVIAAVKERGIDVLLNDESARETPSVVCFGEKQRFIGAAGAASAMMNPKSTISQVKRLIGRSFTDPDVQNELKMLPFETSEGQDGGILIKLKYLGETHTFTPVQIMAMLFSHLKGITEKNLEMPVLDCVIGIPSYFTDLQRRAYLNAAAIAGLKPLRLMHDCTATALSYGIYKTDFSNSGPTYVAFVDIGHCDMQVSIVSFESGHMRVLSHAFDSNLGGRDFDEVLFSYFAEQFKENYKIDVYSNVRACIRLRAACEKLKKVLSANPEAPLNIECLMDEKDVKGFIKREEFERLASGLLERISVPCKKALADAGIPVGKIHSVELVGSGSRMPASTKLLASLFGREPSRTLNASECVARGCALQCAMLSPIFRVREYEVQDSFPFSIGLSSDKGPISAGSNGILFPKGQPIPSIKVLTFQRSNSFHLEAFYANPNELPPGASSKISSSTIGPFPGSYSEKARIKLKVQLNLHGIFTIESAMLMEDHIDDCVRRDNAYPERDKMEADSASFGSSTKLANGDDDDVTMAARSLDDSVNGATKNNAGHRLEIPVTEDIYGGMTDAELSEAKEKEFQLAQQDKLVEQAKDQKNALESYVYETRNKLLNTYRSFASAQEKEGISRSLQETEEWLYEDGDDETENAYTSKMQDLQKLVDPIENRHKDVEARAQAKRDLLNCIVEYRMTVNSLLPEDKESN
- the LOC110610426 gene encoding heat shock 70 kDa protein 16 isoform X1 → MSVVGFDIGNENCVIAAVKERGIDVLLNDESARETPSVVCFGEKQRFIGAAGAASAMMNPKSTISQVKRLIGRSFTDPDVQNELKMLPFETSEGQDGGILIKLKYLGETHTFTPVQIMAMLFSHLKGITEKNLEMPVLDCVIGIPSYFTDLQRRAYLNAAAIAGLKPLRLMHDCTATALSYGIYKTDFSNSGPTYVAFVDIGHCDMQVSIVSFESGHMRVLSHAFDSNLGGRDFDEVLFSYFAEQFKENYKIDVYSNVRACIRLRAACEKLKKVLSANPEAPLNIECLMDEKDVKGFIKREEFERLASGLLERISVPCKKALADAGIPVGKIHSVELVGSGSRMPASTKLLASLFGREPSRTLNASECVARGCALQCAMLSPIFRVREYEVQDSFPFSIGLSSDKGPISAGSNGILFPKGQPIPSIKVLTFQRSNSFHLEAFYANPNELPPGASSKISSSTIGPFPGSYSEKARIKLKVQLNLHGIFTIESAMLMEDHIDDCVRRDNAYPERDKMEADSASFGSSTKLANGDDDDVTMAARSLDDSVNGATKNNAGHRLEIPVTEDIYGGMTDAELSEAKEKEFQLAQQDKLVEQAKDQKNALESYVYETRNKLLNTYRSFASAQEKEGISRSLQETEEWLYEDGDDETENAYTSKMQDLQKLVDPIENRHKDVEARAQAKRDLLNCIVEYRMTVNSLLPEDKESIINECNKAEQWLRERTQQQDSLPNNANPVLWSSEIKSRTQDLHSTCKRILERKGSP